The sequence TGTGAAATTGTTCAACTTCGAGAATTGCTTAATGGAACTAAGTTTTCATTAACACTCTATTCGATGTTAAATGAAGTTTTAAGCGATGTTTTAGTCTAACTTTTTTATTTAGATTAAATTCAAATTTATAGTTAATTTTTCATTATCTCTTTCTGTTCCTTTATTTATGAGTAACTTTATGCTTGTAAATAAAAATTGGGAAAAATGAAAGATCTATTAAGAACAAATACTTCACTACACGAAGGTGTTGAAAAACTATTAAACTTACAATCAAAAATAGAAAGCGATGCTTCAACCAAATATTTAGCTATGGCTGCATGGTTAGATAGGAACGGTTATGAATGTACTGCTGAATATATGTATAAGCAATCTGAAGAAGAGCGCGAACATTTTCTAAAAGTTTTTAAATACATTACAGAAATGGGAGGAATTGCAATTACTCCTTCGGTTTCAGAAGTGCAACAAGAATTTGCTTCTTTTAGAGAAGTTTTTGAAATTGCTTTGCAAAATGAAATTACTGTTACTCATGCAGTAAACAAGGTAATTGCAAAATGCAGATTAGAAAACGATTATGCTACAGAAGAATTTATGATGTGGTATGTTAAAGAGCAAAGAGAAGAAGAAAGAAATGCAAGAAGAGCTTTAGAGCTTTTTGAATTGATTGATGAAGATTCTGCGACAGGGAAATTTCAATTGGATAAAGAAATTGCTAAAATTGGAGCAAACGAATAAGTTTGAGTATATAAAAATATCAAAAACTCTTAATAGAAATATTAGGAGTTTTTTTGTGGAATTATTGTACTGATCATTTTTTTAGCTTTATCTAAACTTACTTTCTCAAACCATTCATTTTCTGGTTGAAAAAATACAATTGGAGCACTTTTGCATCGATTGGAACATTCCATCTTGAAGATTTCAATATCTTGTTTTAGGTTGTTTTCTTTAATAGTATTTTTGAAATATTTG is a genomic window of Flavobacterium jumunjinense containing:
- a CDS encoding ferritin — protein: MKDLLRTNTSLHEGVEKLLNLQSKIESDASTKYLAMAAWLDRNGYECTAEYMYKQSEEEREHFLKVFKYITEMGGIAITPSVSEVQQEFASFREVFEIALQNEITVTHAVNKVIAKCRLENDYATEEFMMWYVKEQREEERNARRALELFELIDEDSATGKFQLDKEIAKIGANE
- a CDS encoding (2Fe-2S) ferredoxin domain-containing protein, producing MSKIEFPAKALFICNGSKCGKHKEVRKYFKNTIKENNLKQDIEIFKMECSNRCKSAPIVFFQPENEWFEKVSLDKAKKMISTIIPQKNS